ccggcctgaatttgtttccGGACTCACAAATGTTAAGCCTGACCTGACcgacctgtcttagtttttgggccgggcggcttgacctgcccgaatttacacccctagcgaTGACTCCAAGTCCTCCTTCCTTCCCTGGAAAGTGGAAACTTGTACGACAAAGAACGTGATTGCTGCCGACACTTTTATTTGTGTTCCAACTTTACCCTCAAGGACCTTAATAATTAATCAATGACAAGTAGAGAAACTCATGACGGTGGGCAGCAATAAAACTTGTGAGCGTCTATTATTGTCATTACGAAAGGTACCAAAACAGATCTCTTACACATGCTCGACTAGTACACGCGTTACGTCACAAAGGCTAGACTTCTTTTTCATGTTCTGTCCAAGATCTGGCTTTCTTCTTCGTGTTTGTTACTTTTGTTTAATCAAATCAGAATTAAATAATATTTCAAcagaaaatgaatttttttagacAAAACAAACGAAAATTCTCTTTTGACTAACTATCACAACAGTCATTTTCCGTCGAGCAATTATTAAGGAGTCCTGGGTGGGATATATTGTTGAAATTCAATGGAAACTCACTCACCACGGCAAGCTATACCAACCCAAATATCTACCTTTTTCTTGGTGTCTGTCGGTTACTCTCCATTTATTTTCTAAACAAAATTCATTTTCCCTATGTAAATTTATTCATATCGTCTCGTACCTAACCAGTACTGCTTTTGCATATATAAACGGTCGATATAAAATGACAGTACCCTAACTGTTTTATTTTTAGGTCAGACATGTTTCAACGGTGCTCGGCAGCATGCAACTTGCACACGAGTTGCATGCAAGGAGATATGGTACAACTACCCTAATTCAGTAGTACCAACATATGCCtgccaaaataaaagaaagaaaaaagtggTGGCGATACAGTCGTTAATGCATGAATgtaaatttatttttgatcgacGAATGCACGAGTGTAATGTCCCCCTCTTGGGGTGGATTAGTAAGTCAAATATTCAACAAATTTTTATTAGCCATACCTTTAGTAAGGATATCAGCTACGCTATTCGCTTTCGGGGAGGATTCGTAGACAATATCCATACAAAATTAAACTATTTTTTCTTCAAATGACAATAAacttgaatcaatattttgatgatatgtattCTTCTTACTAATTCTAAATTCATACCAAAAATGGACACAGTTTGATATACTAAATCTGACCATCTACTAACATTGATTTCGACCGTTAATTTTTAACAGTTGATTTTCAAAGTGGTAGAGGGTGGTCTTATAAGTATTTGGATTGTGCTCACGACGAGTACCTACAAGTCGAGTTTCAAACTCAAACAATTTCAAACTCAGGTCGCTATTATTATCACTCAACAACTTTACCACTGTATTACAGTGACATTTACGATACGATTTTTTTTCAGCTTGAAAATTTTGCATAGTTGAATCACTTCCAATTTCCAATACTTCTCCGCTCCATTTCttttagcagcagcagcagcatgccTTCTCCACTTCTCCCATAGACTTGCACAGTTTGAAAGTAATTTTTTGAAAGTAATTTTTGATTGGTAGACGGTAACGTACGGTTATAAGAACACGGTGGTGGTAATTATTTTCGTGCattataaaaatagaaacttaaaTACGAAAATGGTGAGTCCGTCCCTCTTTttaagaaaccaatcttaaccaGCCACCATCAGTTCTTCGCAAATCTCTCTCTGGtcatcatcttctcttctctttcagaGTCTCTTTATATTTCGGAGATATATCCACCAATAATATCTCTTTCCTTAATTGTCTCAAACATATATATAAATTTCTCACCTCCTCCTTGTTTCTCATTCTCCTCGTAGATCTGGATCCCAAAACATTGTAAGTCAATTCCCTTTCTTCTCATTCTCAATCAGATCTCTATATTTTTCTTCTCTGGATTTAACCTATATATCTCCTTGTTATTGTTGTAAGTATTAAAATGCTTTTTTCtcttgttttatcattgtatcTTATTCGTTCTAGGATTGATCCGTttgttcacaatttttttttatggtgATCGGAATAACTGATTCAGCTCTGTAGATTAATTTGATTTTGGATCGGATATACGGATCTAATTCTGTTTATTTAATTCCATTGTGTAGCTGAAAGTAGGGTTCTAAAGAGATTGATTTTAGTGCTTTGTCTGCGAAATCGTGTTTTTTTTTGGTCGGTAGTGATTATTTTAATTTGGTTGGGAGAATTGAGTAAATGTAATTAGATAAGTTTAATTAGGAAAATTAAGTTGATCTGCATATGATCTCTTGGATGTTAATGTAAAATTTGTACTCTTGTGAATTTTGAGCTCTTTTTTGTGTCAGTGAGGTGTGGAAAATCGAGATACATTGGTTAGGTAGTggaattttctttttgaaaacaCGCTTTCCCAAATTGAACAGATATCCTGATATGGATGTGACCTTTTCATTAACAATTAGAGTAGTacaatttttattatgtaatgttTGGTTTAAAGTTGCTAACTTTGATCTTGGTTGTTAATTCAATAATTTGTTGTTCTGAGACATATTTCTGTGTTTCAATCTGCAGAGACTGACTGATAAATATGGCGAATTACACACCGAAAAACATCCTCATTACTGGTGCTGCTGGTTTCATTGCATCACATGTTGCCAATAGGCTAATCAGGAATTATCCTGATTATAAGATTGTTGTCCTTGACAAACTTGATTATTGTTCCAATCTCAAGAACTTACTTCCTTCTCGGTCGTCACCTAACTTTAAGTTTGTTAAGGGAGACATTGGAAGTGCTGATCTGGTCAACTTCCTTCTTATTACCGAGTCTATTGATACAATTATGCACTTCGCTGCGCAGACTCACGTTGACAATTCTTTCGGGAACAGCTTTGAGTTCACCAAGAACAACATCTATGGAACCCATGTTCTTCTAGAAGCTTGCAAGGTTACTGGTCAAATCAGAAGATTCATCCATGTGAGCACAGATGAGGTTTATGGAGAGACAGATGAAGATGCAGTCGTGGGAAATCATGAGGCTTCTCAGCTTCTCCCAACTAACCCATACTCTGCAACTAAGGCTGGAGCAGAAATGCTTGTGATGGCTTACGGGAGGTCATATGGTTTACCTGTCATAACCACCAGAGGAAACAATGTGTATGGGCCAAATCAGTTCCCTGAGAAATTGATTCCAAAGCTCATCCTCTTGGCAATGAAAGGCAAACCACTTCCAATTCATGGGGATGGATCCAACGTGCGCAGTTATCTTTACTGTGAAGATGTTGCTGAGGCTTTTGAGGTTGTTCTTCATAAAGGAGAAATTGGCCATGTCTACAACATCGGcacaaagaaggaaagaagagtgATTGATGTTGTCAAGGATGTTTGCCAACTGTTCTCTCTTGATCCAGAGGCAGTTATCAAGTTTGTGGAGAACAGGCCATTCAATGACCAAAGGTACTTCTTGGATGATCAGAAGCTGAAGAATTTGGGTTGGTCAGAACGAACTTCATGGGAAGAAGGTTTGAAAAAGACTATGGACTGGTACTTGAAGAATCCTGATTGGTGGGGTGATGTTTCTGGAGCATTATTGCCCCATCCAAGGATGTTGATGATGCCCGGGATTGAGAGATTTTGTGATGGGTCTGAAGATAGCAATGACGTCTCCTCCAATGCAGACAGCCTTGTTCAGAACGAAATGGTGGATCCAGTTCAAAAGACCACCAATCCCCCCACTGCAGAACCATCATTGAAGTTCTTGATATATGGTAGAACAGGGTGGATTGGAGGCCTCCTTGGCAAGATCTGTGAGAAACAGGGTATAGCATATGAGTACGGAAGCGGGCGTCTGGAGGAAAGGTCCACGCTGGTGGCCGATATTCAGAAGGTCAAGCCTACTCATGTTTTCAATGCTGCAGGTGTGACTGGTCGACCCAATGTTGACTGGTGCGAGGATCACAGAACTGAGACCATAAAAACCAATGTTACTGGTACCTTGACCTTGGCAGATGTTTGTAGACAGAATGGATTGCTGATGATGAACTTTGCTACTGGCTGTATATTTGAATATGATGCTGAACACCCAGAGGGATCAGGTATCGGATTCAAGGAGGAAGACATACCCAATTTCGCTGGTTCATTCTATTCAAAGACCAAGGCCATGGTAACTTCTGTCACCTTTTTGATTTCTTGTTTCATAtgctgattatttatttttttgtaactgAAACATGATTTTGTTTAATGAACCAGGTTGAAGAGCTGTTGAAGGAATATGACAATGTTTGCACTCTCAGAGTCCGCATGCCCATTTCTTCAGACCTTAGCAACCCACGTAACTTCATTACAAAGATCAGCCGTTACAACAAGGTTGTTAATATTCCAAACAGTATGACAGTCTTAGATGAACTTCTTCCAATTGCAGTAGAGATGGCCAAGAGGAATTTGAGAGGTATTTATAACTTTACAAACCCTGGTGCTGTGAGCCACAACGAGATCTTAGAGATGTACAAGGAATATATCAACCAAGACTTTAAGTGGAGTAACTTCACACTTGAAGAACAGGCTAAGGTAATTGTTGCCGCTAGAAGCAACAATGAGATGGATGCGTCTAAATTGAAGAATAAGTTCCCCGAGTTATTGTCAATCAAGGACTCTCTGATCAAGTATGTGTTTGAACCCAACAAGAAAACATCTGCTTGATATCTCACAGATCTATGGATGTGTCTGCATTTTGTATTAGTTTGTACTTTGTAGGGGGTAGTTATATTGCCTATATCCTACCACAAGGCGTCCActgtttttcatcttcatcagtTAGTTTTTCTGCTCATTATTCTCTATTATTCTGATCAAGCCCTTAGAACTTAGAATAAACTAGGCTATTTCTGGTTGTTATCATTCCCTGTGTTTGTTAGTTAATTCGGGGCTTGCTTATTGTTTCTTATATTGGCATGTAAGAAACCTTCATTTATAGATTCTTTATATGTTTTCATATGAATTTAAAAGCTTTTAGGGGTGGTGGTTTGTAATTTACTTGATTTTAATTTATGGttctgtatttttcttcttttttaggaTAGTGATTATTCTTTACATTAAAATGGAATTTTTCAGTTGTCATTTTTTacaatttttgttttattttttatgttccttggagttttatatttttggaagaaACATCCCATAATGTATAACAAATGGAAATGTACTGTTAACATGCCGAGCAAAAACCTTAACTGTTAACATGTGCCTGGTCACGAACCAGAAATGTCGGAAGAAAATGATCCAACTGTAGATATGAGGCTCATTCCGTGTGACACAGTTCAAACGTGTGGATAGGATATTTCCATGTAGCTAAACTGATGAAATATGATGCACGATATTGGTGCAGTTTATCTGAAAGGGAGAAAGAACCATGCGCATTAACAAGATTGATGAGCATTCAACATCTACTAACATTTCCAATAACCTCTTCaatgaagaaaacaagaagagtaAATTCTATTCAGATATGCCTTTGCTGAATGGTAAAACTGGatggtaaaaacaattgttagCAATGCTTGAAGATTGAATAAGTATGTGAAATCAGAATTGATTTAACGTGAACCAAAACCTAGACTCCAAAACTTAAGTTTTCACGGGGATTTTTGAAGGTCCTGAAAAATAGAGGGCAtcctccctttgtcaatttatttCACTAGAATCCTTAAACACCACGGCAAGGCTGCAAGCAACTTCATCTATGGTAAATTGGTAATCATAATAATAACTCGTCATTGTGTAGAATTTTTACAATCAGTCAACGAACATAAATCTTAAATCTGATAGTTGGC
This is a stretch of genomic DNA from Papaver somniferum cultivar HN1 chromosome 1, ASM357369v1, whole genome shotgun sequence. It encodes these proteins:
- the LOC113299937 gene encoding trifunctional UDP-glucose 4,6-dehydratase/UDP-4-keto-6-deoxy-D-glucose 3,5-epimerase/UDP-4-keto-L-rhamnose-reductase RHM1-like gives rise to the protein MANYTPKNILITGAAGFIASHVANRLIRNYPDYKIVVLDKLDYCSNLKNLLPSRSSPNFKFVKGDIGSADLVNFLLITESIDTIMHFAAQTHVDNSFGNSFEFTKNNIYGTHVLLEACKVTGQIRRFIHVSTDEVYGETDEDAVVGNHEASQLLPTNPYSATKAGAEMLVMAYGRSYGLPVITTRGNNVYGPNQFPEKLIPKLILLAMKGKPLPIHGDGSNVRSYLYCEDVAEAFEVVLHKGEIGHVYNIGTKKERRVIDVVKDVCQLFSLDPEAVIKFVENRPFNDQRYFLDDQKLKNLGWSERTSWEEGLKKTMDWYLKNPDWWGDVSGALLPHPRMLMMPGIERFCDGSEDSNDVSSNADSLVQNEMVDPVQKTTNPPTAEPSLKFLIYGRTGWIGGLLGKICEKQGIAYEYGSGRLEERSTLVADIQKVKPTHVFNAAGVTGRPNVDWCEDHRTETIKTNVTGTLTLADVCRQNGLLMMNFATGCIFEYDAEHPEGSGIGFKEEDIPNFAGSFYSKTKAMVEELLKEYDNVCTLRVRMPISSDLSNPRNFITKISRYNKVVNIPNSMTVLDELLPIAVEMAKRNLRGIYNFTNPGAVSHNEILEMYKEYINQDFKWSNFTLEEQAKVIVAARSNNEMDASKLKNKFPELLSIKDSLIKYVFEPNKKTSA